A window of Bacteroidota bacterium genomic DNA:
CCGTTACAATTTAGGAGGCGACCGCCCCAGTCAAACTACCCACCTAACACTGTCCCTGTGGTTAGGCTCCAACCAAAACAAGGGCGGTATTTCAAGGGTGGCTCCACGATGCCTGGCGACACCGCTTCAAAGCCTCCCGCCTATCCTACACATGTTTTGGCCGAAGTCAATGCTAAGCTGTAGTAAAGGTGCACGGGGTCTTTTCGTCCCGCTGCGGGTACCCGGCGTCTTCACCGGGACCACAATTTCACCGAGCGCGCGGTCGAGACAGTGCCCAACTCGTTGCACCATTCGTGCAGGTCGGAACTTACCCGACAAGGAATTTCGCTACCTTAGGACCGTTATAGTTACGGCCGCCGTTTACTGGGGCTTCAGTCGAGAGCTTCGCTTACGCTAACCCCCTTCTTTAACCTTCCAGCACCGGGCAGGTGTCACTCCCTATACGTCGTCTTGCGACTTTGCAGAGAGCTGTGTTTTTGCTAAACAGTCGGTTGGGCCTTTTCACTGCGGCCTCCCCTTGCTTTTAGTGGGGGGAGGCGCCTCTTCTCCCGAAGTTACGAGGCCAATTTGCCTAGTTCCTTAACCGCGCATCACTCGAGCGCCTGAGGATACTCTCCTCGCCTACCTGTGTCGGTTTACGGTACGGGCACCCTAAACAATCCACGATGCTTTTCTCGGCAGTGTACTTGGGACCACTATGGGTTCATCTTGCGAATTCCCCTACTGTCGCATTTCAGCCTATGTGCAGAGCGGATTTGCCTACTCTACGGCCTATGTGCTTCAACGACCTATTCCGTCAGGTCGCGGGCCTTACGTTACTGCGTCACACCTTGGATTAACGTTGTTGGGTGGTACAGGAATATTTAACCTGTTTGCCATCGACTACGCCTTTCGGCTTCGTCTTAGGACCCGACTAACCCTGTTCCGATTAACGTTGAACAGGAACCCTTAGGCTTACGGCGGACGGGTTTCTCACCCGTCTTATCGTTACTCATGCCTACATTTTCGCTTCCATGCGCTCCACCATACCTCACAGTACGGCTTCGGCGCCCATGGAATGCTCCCCTACCACTATCAAGACTGAAGTCTTGAAGTCCGAAGCTTCGGCGCCATGCTTGATGCCCGTGCATTTTCGATGCCGGACCGCTCGACCAGTGAGCTGTTACGCACTCTTTAAATGAATGGCTGCTTCTAAGCCAACATCCTGGTTGTCTAAGCAGTCCGACCTCCTTTGGTCAACTTAGCATGGACTTGGGGGCCTTAGCTGTCGATCTGGGTTGTTTCCCTCTCGGACACGGATCTTATCACCCGCGCCCTCACTGCCCCACACCATGTGTCCGGTATTCGGAGTTTGTCTGGGTTTGGTACCCGGTGAAGGGCCCTAGCCCAATCAGTGCTCTACCTCCGGCACACTAATGGGACGCTGTACCTAAATACATTTCGGGGAGTACGAGCTATTTCCGAGTTTGATTGGCCTTTCACCCCTACCCTCAGCTCATCGGAGCCTTTTTCAACAGACACCCGTTCGGTCCTCCACGTGGTCTTACCCACGCTTCAACCTGGCCAAGGGTAGATCACTCGGTTTCGCGTCTGCCCCCACTGACTGTACGCCCTATTCAGACTCGCTTTCGCTTCGGCTACGACGCTGAACGTCTTAACCTTGCCAGTGAGGAGCAACTCGTAGGCTCATTATGCAAAAGGCACGCAGTCACCCCGAAGGGCTCCTACTGGTTGTAAGCACATGGTTTCAGGTACTATTTCACTCGCCTACTAGGCGTTCTTTTCACCTTTCCCTCACGGTACTGGTTCACTATCGGTCACAAGGTAGTACTTAGCCTTACCAGATGGTGCTGGCAGATTCCCACAGGATTTCTCCGGTCCCGTGGTACTCAGGAATCCCGCTGTGCTGCTCTCCGTACGCCTACAGGGCTTTCACCTTCTGTGGCGTGGCTTTCCAGGCCACTTCGACTTGAGATCGCAGATCACGTATGCAGGTCCTACAACCCCGATGACGCCGAAACGGCATCGGTTTGGGCTGGTCCCCGTTCGCTCGCCACTACTTGGGGAGTCACTATTGTTTTCTCTTCCTCCGGCTACTTAGATGTTTCAGTTCGCCGGGTTGGCTTCCTTTCGGATAACTAGTCTTCAACTAGCTAGGTTGTCCCATTCGGAAATCCACGGATCTACGGTTGTTTGCACCTCCCCGCGGCTTAACGCAGCTTACCACGTCCTTCATCGCCTCCTTGTGCCAAGGCATTCACCATGTGCCCTTAGCAACTTAATGCCACATAACGAGCTTGCGCATACCATTGGAGTATATCCAGGTCGCTCAGTGTTGTTTGCTCGTGGGTTGACCCTTGCTCCTCTCGGAGACATAGGATCTTCCCAATGTGATTCTACTACGGCTACAATATGTCAAAGTACAGATCTCGCGCCTGGAAGATTCGAGACGGCCAGCGAACTGGCAAAGAGATCAGAGTGGAGCCAGAGGGATTCGAACCCCCGACATCCTGCTTGCAAAGCAGGCGCTCTACCAACTGAGCTATGGCCCCCCGAAGCTGTTCGGCTCTACTGCTTGCAACAGTAGCTGCCTGAGAGGTGGGACTGGGAGGAGTTGAACCTCCGACCTCACGCTTATCAGGCGTGCGCTCTAACCACCTGAGCTACAGTCCCGCATCGCGACGTGAGTCGCACGCTCGGCAGACCGAGCTGGGTCCTGAGGCCGAGCAGCAAGCTTCGGGCGTCATTATCTAAAGAACGACAGCGCGTAGCGCTGTTCGTTGAAGAGAGAGAAGCATAGCGAGCCCCCGATCGGGCTGGACCGGCGAGCCGGCCTAGCAAAGAGCAAGGTAACATTGCTGTTAGAGGTAATCCAGCCGCACCTTCCGGTACGGCTACCTTGTTACGACTTAGCCCCAGTCACTGAGTTGACCTTCGGCCGCTCCCTCCCTAAGGTTGGGTCACGGACTTCGGGCCCCCTCAACTTCCATGGCTTGACGGGCGGTGTGTACAAGGCCCGGGAACGTATTCACCGCGTCGTAGCTGATACGCGATTACTAGCGATTCCAGCTTCATGGAGTCGAGTTGCAGACTCCAATCCGAACTGAGGATGGCTTTGAGGATTCGCGCCCCCTCGCGGGGTGGCTGCCCATTGTACCATCCATTGTAGCACGTGTGAAGCCCTAGGCGTAAGGGCCATGATGACTTGACGTCATCCCCACCTTCCTCACTGCTTGCGCAGGCAGTCCTGTTAGAGTCCCCGGCATGACCCGCTGGTAACTAACAGTAGGGGTTGCGTTCGTTGCGGGACTTAACCCAACATCTCACGACACGAACTGACGACAGCCATGCAGCACCTCGCTACCAGTCCGAAGAAGGGCCCTTTTCGGGGCCTGTCCGGTAGCGTTCGAGCCTAGGTAAGGTTCCTCGCGTTGCATCGAATTAATCCACATGCTCCACCGCTTGTGCGGGCCCCCGTCAATTCCTTTGAGTTTCAACCTTGCGATCGTACTCCCCAGGTGGGATGCTTAACGCGTTAGCTTAGGCACTGCACCTAAAAGCGGTGCAGCACCGAGCATCCATCGTTTACGGCGTGGACTACCAGGGTATCTAATCCTGTTCGCTCCCCACGCTTTCGTGCCTCAGCGTCAGTACCTGTCCAGTTGCCCGCCTACGCATCAGGTGTTCCTCGTGATATCTACGCATTTCACCGCTACACCACGAATTCCGGCAACCTCTCCAGGACTCAAGACCTGCAGTATCAAAGGCAGTTCCACGGTTGAGCCGTGGGCTTTCACCTCTGACTTACAGGCCCGCCTGCGCACCCTTTACACCCAGTGATTCCGGACAACGCTTGGACCCTCCGTATTACCGCGGCTGCTGGCACGGAGTTAGCCGGTCCTTATTCGTACGGTACCGTCAGTCCTCTCAAAAGAGGGTTTCTTCCCGTATAAAAGCAGTTTACGCCCCGTAGGGGTGTCTTCCTGCACGCGGCATGGCTGCGTCAGAGTTTCCTCCATTGCGCAAGATTCCTCACTGCTGCCTCCCGTAGGAGTCTGGCCCGTGTCTCAGTGCCAGTGTGGCGGATCATCCTCTCAGACCCGCTACGGATCGTTGCCTTGGTGAGCTGTTACCCCACCAACTAGCTAATCCGACGCAGACCCATCCTCAGGCACATAAAGCTTTGATCGTTGCTCCATGCGGAGCTACGACATTATGTGGTATTAGCCAGCGTTTCCACTGGTTGTTCCTCACCTGAGGGTAGGTTGTCTACGCGTTACTCACCCGTGCGCCACTGTACTCACCCCCCGAAGGGACTTTCTCGTTCGACTTGCATGTGTTAAGCCTGCCGCCAGCGTTCGTCCTGAGCCAGGATCAAACTCTCCGTAGTAGAGAGTATTGCCTGTTCCCTCTCGGGATCAGAACAATGGGCTGAATGCTATCCCCTTTGCGGGTGGGTACCCACAGAGCGGACTGCTCTACAAATTGCTTCGCAGAACCAGCATTCAAGTTTTGTTTTTTGCTGTTGACTTTGCTCTCGGTCTAACTCACAAACACCGAAGTGATGTGAGCCGACGAGGGCTCGCTATGCTTCCAATCTCTTCAAAGAACAGGGCCGAAGCGCCAGTGCATCTTTCAGCACCTTTGTTTCGAGCGCGTCCTGCCAACATACGAACTTTGGCAGTGCCGCGTCAACCCCTTCACGAACTCTCAAACTTGTGAGTATAGCCGGTGCGGCTATGATCCGGGGCGGACTCCGCATTGGACATTGTGGTATCCATTTTTGCGGAGGACAGTCAACATACGAACTCTCAGGCAGACGGTCAAGCTTTTCGGTCGGCTTCTGATTTGCTTCACGAATCGCTTCGAGACACCCGCTGGTCGTTCGCAATCGACAAAGAACAGGCCTCCAAGCTTTAGCCTCGCTGCTGCGAGTGTGGCGCGCAAGCCGCGCCGCCGTTTTTCGGAGGGCAGACATGATACAGACCCTCCGACCGCGGGTTCAAGCGTTTTTGCGGCTTCAACTACGCTTGATCGAACCGTCTCCGTTCGTTGACAATCGCAATCGTCCCATCCGACATGATTCCAGCGGTATGCCGCCCACCGCCCCTTTTGATGGAGGTTGTATGCAGCCCCGGATTCCCCCAGGAACCCCTCCGGTGATCTGCATTCAGCTCACAGAGCGCACGTAGTTTTCCGGCTCCACCAACCTGCTCTTCCATGCGTGACCTCCTTGCTTCGCTCCGCAGACGCCTCGCTGATGGATGGCGCTGGGTGCGTCCCGTCCTCACCCAGCGACGCTTCTGGCGGACCACGTTGCTCTTCATCGGAGGCCTTTCGGTGTTCGGGCTGCTCGTCAACTTCGTCGTGATGCCCTTTTACACGCGGCAGGGCGTGCAGGTCGAAGTGCCCGACGTGCGGACGATGGGCCTTGCAGACGCCGAGGCCGTGCTTCGAGGCCGCGACCTCGAGCCGGCGATGCGCGCGCAGCCCTTCAACCCGAATCTGGACCCGGACGAGGTCGTCGACCAAGACCCGAAGGGCGGGCGCGTGGTGAAGCCAGGACGTACCGTCTACGTCTACGTGAACCTCACTCCCTCGGAGCGTGTCCGCGTGCCCGATGTCTTGACGCTGTCAGAGGGACGCGCCCGCGTGGCCATCCGCGCGGCAGGTCTGCAAATCGAAGCCGTCCGGGAAGACGACACGCCTGCTCCCTACGAAGGCACGATCGTACGACAACAGCCAGTACCAGGAGCGGAAGTACTCATAGGGACAGGCGTGACGCTCTACACCAGCCCTGGTCCTGGCAACCGCACGGTGGTGGTGCCCGATGTCGTTGGTCTACAGCCCGACGAAGCGCGACGCTTTCTCAAGGACGCGGGATTGTTCGTGGACCCGAACCGCTCCGTGGCAGGCACCATTACATCACAGCGCCCAGCAGCGGGCGAGGCGGTCGCAGAGGGCACCGAGGTCCGGCTCTCCGCTACGGACGATGACAGCTAAGGCGCTACACGTGAAGCATGCTCAGACGGCTTCGCGCTCATGGGTGTGAATCCCGGGCGCAGATGATCTAAAAGCCATGCCTTGCTCGCCGATCAGGAGCAGTAGGGCGAGCGCGAGCGGAATCTGGAAGCGCTCAGCGTAGGTTTCAAACCGCTCGTCGGCGGCAACAGCCACCGCAGCGCGCTCCAACCGATCCGCTACCTGCGGTAGCTCGCTCGACGCACGCGCGATCCGGAAGTAGTCGCCACTCCCTGCGAGGTCGCGCAGCACAGCCTCTTCAAGCTGCGTCTGAACGGTATTGCCATCGCGATCCGTCTTGTAGCCCACGAGCCGCCCGCGGCGATAGAGCGGAATCGGCGCGCCGTCGGTCTCCCCAATGCCTGCTGCGTAGACCTCGACGCCCGCCGCGTCCATCTGCGCCAAGCCATCGGCGAGGCCGCCCTCGTGCTGCTCGCCGTCGGACACCACGAGCAGCGCACGTGGGCGCGGTGTGCCCGAGCCGTCTTCACTCGTCACGTCGAAAGCACGACGGGCCAGTCGAAGCATCCGCCCATAATCCGTACCAGGCGTGGGGACGAGATCCGGGTTCGCCGCGTCAAGGAAGAGGCGAATTGCGCCGAAGTCGGAGGTCAGCGGGGCCTGTATAAAGGCATCGCCCGCGAAGACGATCAATCCCACGCGGGCCCCTTGCACCTCGTCGAGCAACGCGCGCAGTTCATACTTCGCCCGCTCCAACCGACTCGGGGCCACGTCCTCGGCCAGCATCGACGCCGAGACATCGAGCGCTACGACTAGGTCAAGCGACTCCTCCTGCACCTCGCGGAGTTGGGTCCCATAGCGTGGCCCTGCCAACGCGACGATCAACAGAGCAAGCGCTCCGACGAGCAGCGCGGCTCTCCAACGCTGCCGCCGTGCTCGCTGCGCTGCCGTTGCTTCGGGGGTAGGCAGCCCAGGCATGACGAGGTCCGCCCCGTCCGGCTTGACGCCGAAGAGCGCCCGCAGCGCCGACGCCCTCGTTCGCGCAGCCCGCCAGAACAGGCCAACAGCCACCGGCACGGCGAGGAGCCACCAGAGCGCGTCAGGGTTGAGAAAGTCCATCGGAAGGCGGGAAGGCGGGAAGGCGGGAAGGCGGGAAGGCGGGAAGGCGGGAAGGCGGGAAGGCGGGAAAACTGCCCCTGATCGTCGTCTACGTCAAGCCCGCGCCGACACGTTCCACCACCGTGCGTCCGCCGCTTTGCCTACGCCGCCAGGCGCGAGGGCGCGACGCCGTGGTGTTTCTTGAACGCCTTGCTGAACGCGGCGAGGTCGCTGAAGCCGACTTCATAGGCCACCTCCGTCACCGAGCGCTCCGACGTGCGCAGCAGCAACGCCGCTGCTTCGAGCCGCCGGTCGAGGAGGTAGCGGTACGGCGTCGTCCCGAAGACGCGCTTGAACGAGCGAATGAGGTGGTACTCCGAGAGCGCTGCCTCCCGCGCGATGTCGGCCACGGCAAGCGGCTCGGCGAAGCGAGCCTCGATCACGTCGCGAGCGAGGCGGACCCGGCGGTAGAGTTCAGCGCGGGTGCTTGCCCGGGCCGCTGGGAGCCGGTCCATAGCGCGGCGCACCTGGCCCTGCGTCCGGAGCAACGCCGCGAGCAGCCCTGCGTGCACCTCGTCGAAGTCGATGGGGAGCGCGTCTTCGTGATAGAGCTGCGCTGCGAGCCGACGGATACGGCGCCCGAGCGGCGTCTCGTGGTCAGCAAGCAGGTGCTCGTAGAACGCCGGCCCGGCCGTGTCGTCGCTAGGGAGGTCGAGTAGGCTGGCCTCGTCTTGGGAGAGCGCGCGGTAGACATCGCCGAGCCGCGTGCGGCTGAAGTAGAGGCACAGCCCTACGGCCGGGCTCCCCTTCGGGATTTCGACCTCGTAGCTACGCCCCTCGTTGACGATGAGGAAGTGCCCCGCCGTCACGTCATGCGGGACACCACCGAAACGGTAGCGCTCGATACCCTGGTAGACGTACTTAACCGATAGCCCTGAGTGGTCCACCGCGTGGTTGAACCCGGAAAGCGAGGAAAACACGATGCGGTCGGGGGCATCGGGCAGGGCCGACGGGTCGAGGCGGTTATCGAGGCGGGCTACAGGAACGGCAAACGCGCGATTCATCGGGGGCGAGCGGGCAGAACGGGACGCAATGACGGGAGGGGGGCTCTTCCGGCATCTTCCGGTAATGGCTCCGCGAGGAGCGGCAGCGTTGACGAGAGGAGACGGACTAGGGTTACACCTGAGTCAGGGCTTTTCCTCGCACCCTTCACAACCTCCTGCATGCGAGAGCACGCCTGTTTTTCCGTCGGGAGCGCTCCGACAGGCAGAAGTGCGATCTTCCGACGCACCCACGAAACCCCTGCCGATGGCTGACGCCCCTGCCTCGATCCTCGTTTTGAACGGGCCGAACCTGAACCGGCTCGGCTCCCGCGAAACCGATATCTACGGCGCGGGCACCCTCGCCGACCTCGAACGGAATCTCCGGAGCGACTTCCCGACCGTGGCTTTCGTCTTCGCGCAGAGCAACCACGAGGGCGCGCTGATCGACGCGCTCCACCGGGCAGACGACGAGGGCACTACAGGTGTAGTCCTCAACGGCGGCGGCTTCACCCACACATCGGTCGCGCTGCGCGATGCCATCGCAGCCATCGACATACCGGTCGTGGAAGTACACATCTCGAACATCCATGCGCGCGAGCCCTTCCGGCACGAATCGTTGACGGGCGCGGCGTGTGTGGGCGTGATCACAGGACTCGGGTTTGCAGGCTATCGCCTCGCCGTGCGGTATCTGCTGGAGTCCCAGGTCGAGGATCGCAGGTCGTAGGTCGCGCATGGACGACTCCTCGAAGCTGGATTCATCACCGGAAGCGTCGTCTCCAGAGAACACAACGCCCAAGGCGTCGACTTCCGAGCCCAAGCGGCGCGGGAGCGCGGCGGCGCTGGTGGCGGCAGGCATCCTGCTCAGCCGCCTTAGCGGCCTCGTCCGCGAGAAGGCCGTGGCCTACTTCTTCGGCGTCGGCGCGCACCTCGATGTCTATCAGCTCGTGATGCGCGGAGCCAACCTCATCAACAACCTGCTGGGCGAGGGAACACTCTCGGCGAGCTTCATCCCGATCTACAGCCGGATGCTGGAGGAAGGTCGCGAGCGCGATGCCGGGCGCTTCGCAGGGGCGATCTTCGGGCTCCTCGTGGCCGTCGCGGCAGGCATTGTGGCGATTGGGCTGCTGGCGGCGCCCGTCGTGGTGGCGGTGCTGGCACCGGGCTTTCTAGGTGATGCCGCGCTGGTGCAAGCGGGCGAGATGAACGTGGACCGCTATGCCCTCGCCGTCGGCATGTTCAGGATCGCGCTGCCGATGGCGGCGCTGCTGGCGCTCTCGGCATGGGCGCTCGGCGTGCTCAACAGCCACCGGCGCTTCCTGCTCCCCTACGCCGCGCCGGTGATGATGAACGCGAGCGTGATCGCTGCGCTCAGTTTCATGGCGAGTCGCCAGTTCGAGGCGCCGTTCGCCCTCGGCGCGCTGGACGTGATCCCGGTCGACGCGCTCAATGCGCTGCTGTGGGCGGCCGTCGTAGGCGCGCTCGCGGGCGGGGCGCTGCAGTTCCTCATCCAGCTGCCGCTCGTCTTTCGGCTGCTTCGGGGCTTTCGGTTCTCGCTCTCGCGCAAGGTCGAGGGCGTGCGCGAGGCGCTCCGGGCCTTCGGCCCTGTGCTGGCGGGCCGCGGCGTCTACCAGTTTTCGAGCTACCTCGACACCATTCTCGCAGGCCTCGCGACTGCCGGGACCCTCGGCGCGCTACGACCCGCGCTCGTGCTCTATCTCCTACCGGTGTCGCTCTTCGGAATGAGCGTCGCGGCGAGCGAGTTGCCTGAGCTGTCTCGCATCTCGCAGGCACGGCTGAGCGAGTTCCTCGGGCGCGTCAACCGCTCCGTGCGGCAGATGCTCTTTTTGCTGATCCCGACGGTCGTGGTCTATGTCGGATTTGGCCTGCTCGTAGTCGGGTTGCTCTTCGGTGGCGGCGCGTTTGGGTTGGACGACACGTGGCTCGTCTACCTCATCCTCGCGGGCTACAGCCTTGGTCTCGCCGCGACGGCGGTGTCGAGGCTACTGCAAAACAGCTTCTATGCCCTCAACGACACCAAGACACCGGCGAAGATCGCGGTGGCGCGTGTGGCCGCCTCGGGCGTGATCGGGGCCGCGCTGATGTTTTGGCTTGACACGGTGACCCTCCCTGAGCTCGGCCTTCCCGCCGAGGGCCACCCGCTCACGCTTGCCGCCGTGGGCCTCGCGCTCGGCTCGGCGGTCGGGGCGTGGGTGGAGTTGCTCGCGCTGCGCTGGGCGCTCCGGATGCGCCTCGACGGGTTCGACTTGCCGTGGGGCCGCGCGCTGCAGGTCCTCGGCCTTGCCGGGCTAGCGTCAGCCCCGGCGGCACTCGTACGCTGGGCGCTACCGCCGACGGAGGTGCCGTTCGCCCTCCACGCACTCGCGGTGCTGGCGGCGTTCGGCGTAGCCTACCTCGGCCTCGCTGTCGCGCTCAAGTTCGAGGAGAGCGAGGCCTGGCTCGGCCGGTTCCTAAAGCGGCGATAGCAGCGCGCGAGAACACTACACGGCGAGACCGGCGCGGAGCGCGCGGGCCTCGGCCGCGAACGGGAACTCAGGCGGCGCCTTGGCCCAGATGTCGAGCGCGGCGTCGAGATGCTGCTGCGCTTCCTCGATGGCGCCGTCTGCGATGGCGAGCTTCGCCAAGCCCAGCAATGCCTCAGCATGGGCCGGGACGAGCACGAGCGCGGCTTCGTACTGCGCCCGCGCTTCATCGGCGCGCCCGGCCCCGGCCAACACGTCGGCAAAGCGGGCCAGCAATCCAGCGTTGGGCGGGCGGCTCGCGACGAACACGGCGTAGGGCTCGGCGGCGGCGGCGTAGTTGCCCCGCGCTGCCGCTACCTCCGCTTCGAAGAAGTTCAGGAGCGGCCGCCCCTGCTCAAGGTCGTACGTGTCCACGATGTCCTCGGCGATCGCAATGCGGTCGGTCGCGGTGTCGAACTCGCGCGCATAGGCGGCGATGTATGCCTCGCTGAGCGCCACGTTGGCGCGGTAGAACCCCGGAGTCTCGTAGGTGGGTGACGCCGCCGCCTCGGCTACCATCTGCTTCGCCTCAGCGAGCATGCCGACGCGCGCGTATTCGCCTGCGGCGAAGGCCTGCTGCACGAGCACCGTGTTGGCGTCGCCGTAGCGACGCATGGCCGCCCAGGCCGCCCGGTGCGCTTCCAGCGCCGCGGCGTAGCGGCCCTGCCGTTGCAGCACGATCGCCAGGGCCATGTTGGCGCTGACCCGCTCGCGATCGGTGCGGACCCGGCTGAGCATCGTACCGAGCGTGGTCTCGGCCTCGGCGAAACGGCCGAGGCTGGCAAGCACGCCAGCCTTGTTCTGCAGCGTGATCAGGTTCTCGGGGTCGGCGGCGATCGCCTGGTCGAAGGCGACGAGGGCGCTGTCGAGTTGCCCTGCATCCTCGTGGGTGAGCCCAATGCGGCGGTAGGCGACGTCTGGCTCGCTCCCCTCGCGGAGGAAGGCGCGGTAGGCCGCGAGCGCCTTGTCGAAGTCGCCAATCTGGTTGCGATACGTGTCCCCGATGGTGAGATAGCGCCCGACGCTCGTGGGCTCGAGTTCGAGGCTTCGCTCGTAGTCGGCGACCATCCCGGCGTAGTCGCCACGCAGTTGGAGGAACTGAGCGCGATTGAGGTAGGCGTCAGGATCGTCGGGATAGAGCGCAACCCACTGGCCGATGGCTTCGCGGGCCTGCTCGGGCTGCCCCTCGAAGAAGAGGCGCTGTGCCTTGATCGCGAACCGCTGAGGCTCCGAGAGGCGATAGTCATGCTGCTGGGCCGCGCGCAACGCCTCCAGCGCTCCCATCTGGTCCTGGTCGGCGAAGAGCATCCCTGCGCGCTCCAGGTAGGCGTGGGCAAACGTCGGGTCGAGCGCAGTCGCCTCAGACATTAGCTCACGGGCGGCGACGGGGTCGTTGCCGAAATAGCGCGCGTCGAGGCCGCGGGCATAGGCTTCGAGCGCCTCGATGGAGGCCGTCATGACCTCGGAGGCGGGCAGGTCTTCTGTCGCCTCAATGTGGGCCGCCGGGAGGTCGAGGTCGGCTTTGAGCGCGACCGTGGCCGCGTCGGCCAGCTCTGCCAACGTCGCACCGGTGAACGTGTGCTCGGCTTGCGTGCGTCCAGTCTCGGTGTTCACAAGA
This region includes:
- a CDS encoding VWA domain-containing protein — encoded protein: MDFLNPDALWWLLAVPVAVGLFWRAARTRASALRALFGVKPDGADLVMPGLPTPEATAAQRARRQRWRAALLVGALALLIVALAGPRYGTQLREVQEESLDLVVALDVSASMLAEDVAPSRLERAKYELRALLDEVQGARVGLIVFAGDAFIQAPLTSDFGAIRLFLDAANPDLVPTPGTDYGRMLRLARRAFDVTSEDGSGTPRPRALLVVSDGEQHEGGLADGLAQMDAAGVEVYAAGIGETDGAPIPLYRRGRLVGYKTDRDGNTVQTQLEEAVLRDLAGSGDYFRIARASSELPQVADRLERAAVAVAADERFETYAERFQIPLALALLLLIGEQGMAFRSSAPGIHTHEREAV
- a CDS encoding tetratricopeptide repeat protein — protein: MATDTPDSSATADRSFFGELLRRRVPQVLGGYVASCASAILFFNFLTSRYALSPYLVDILLWGLILMIPTVALLAYRHGGPGPQHWTPLHLGSVVLNIVVAVAVLTFGFWGKPLSATTTTVAIEDEDGETVERVVVADTHRKRLVVFPFENATSEGGWVATAMPALVQADLRQDPFFRILTGNNVSERLARAGFADGRGVPLALQRRIAQELSYGHVVAGTVRAEGNGYALDLDLVNTETGRTQAEHTFTGATLAELADAATVALKADLDLPAAHIEATEDLPASEVMTASIEALEAYARGLDARYFGNDPVAARELMSEATALDPTFAHAYLERAGMLFADQDQMGALEALRAAQQHDYRLSEPQRFAIKAQRLFFEGQPEQAREAIGQWVALYPDDPDAYLNRAQFLQLRGDYAGMVADYERSLELEPTSVGRYLTIGDTYRNQIGDFDKALAAYRAFLREGSEPDVAYRRIGLTHEDAGQLDSALVAFDQAIAADPENLITLQNKAGVLASLGRFAEAETTLGTMLSRVRTDRERVSANMALAIVLQRQGRYAAALEAHRAAWAAMRRYGDANTVLVQQAFAAGEYARVGMLAEAKQMVAEAAASPTYETPGFYRANVALSEAYIAAYAREFDTATDRIAIAEDIVDTYDLEQGRPLLNFFEAEVAAARGNYAAAAEPYAVFVASRPPNAGLLARFADVLAGAGRADEARAQYEAALVLVPAHAEALLGLAKLAIADGAIEEAQQHLDAALDIWAKAPPEFPFAAEARALRAGLAV
- a CDS encoding AraC family transcriptional regulator — encoded protein: MNRAFAVPVARLDNRLDPSALPDAPDRIVFSSLSGFNHAVDHSGLSVKYVYQGIERYRFGGVPHDVTAGHFLIVNEGRSYEVEIPKGSPAVGLCLYFSRTRLGDVYRALSQDEASLLDLPSDDTAGPAFYEHLLADHETPLGRRIRRLAAQLYHEDALPIDFDEVHAGLLAALLRTQGQVRRAMDRLPAARASTRAELYRRVRLARDVIEARFAEPLAVADIAREAALSEYHLIRSFKRVFGTTPYRYLLDRRLEAAALLLRTSERSVTEVAYEVGFSDLAAFSKAFKKHHGVAPSRLAA
- the murJ gene encoding murein biosynthesis integral membrane protein MurJ — its product is MDDSSKLDSSPEASSPENTTPKASTSEPKRRGSAAALVAAGILLSRLSGLVREKAVAYFFGVGAHLDVYQLVMRGANLINNLLGEGTLSASFIPIYSRMLEEGRERDAGRFAGAIFGLLVAVAAGIVAIGLLAAPVVVAVLAPGFLGDAALVQAGEMNVDRYALAVGMFRIALPMAALLALSAWALGVLNSHRRFLLPYAAPVMMNASVIAALSFMASRQFEAPFALGALDVIPVDALNALLWAAVVGALAGGALQFLIQLPLVFRLLRGFRFSLSRKVEGVREALRAFGPVLAGRGVYQFSSYLDTILAGLATAGTLGALRPALVLYLLPVSLFGMSVAASELPELSRISQARLSEFLGRVNRSVRQMLFLLIPTVVVYVGFGLLVVGLLFGGGAFGLDDTWLVYLILAGYSLGLAATAVSRLLQNSFYALNDTKTPAKIAVARVAASGVIGAALMFWLDTVTLPELGLPAEGHPLTLAAVGLALGSAVGAWVELLALRWALRMRLDGFDLPWGRALQVLGLAGLASAPAALVRWALPPTEVPFALHALAVLAAFGVAYLGLAVALKFEESEAWLGRFLKRR
- the aroQ gene encoding type II 3-dehydroquinate dehydratase, with the translated sequence MADAPASILVLNGPNLNRLGSRETDIYGAGTLADLERNLRSDFPTVAFVFAQSNHEGALIDALHRADDEGTTGVVLNGGGFTHTSVALRDAIAAIDIPVVEVHISNIHAREPFRHESLTGAACVGVITGLGFAGYRLAVRYLLESQVEDRRS
- a CDS encoding PASTA domain-containing protein, coding for MRDLLASLRRRLADGWRWVRPVLTQRRFWRTTLLFIGGLSVFGLLVNFVVMPFYTRQGVQVEVPDVRTMGLADAEAVLRGRDLEPAMRAQPFNPNLDPDEVVDQDPKGGRVVKPGRTVYVYVNLTPSERVRVPDVLTLSEGRARVAIRAAGLQIEAVREDDTPAPYEGTIVRQQPVPGAEVLIGTGVTLYTSPGPGNRTVVVPDVVGLQPDEARRFLKDAGLFVDPNRSVAGTITSQRPAAGEAVAEGTEVRLSATDDDS